One Primulina tabacum isolate GXHZ01 chromosome 10, ASM2559414v2, whole genome shotgun sequence DNA segment encodes these proteins:
- the LOC142504811 gene encoding LOW QUALITY PROTEIN: subtilisin-like protease SBT1.8 (The sequence of the model RefSeq protein was modified relative to this genomic sequence to represent the inferred CDS: deleted 1 base in 1 codon), with translation MVSKPVIWFSAIAVVLQACILLASSKKTYIVHMKHYQKPASYATHSEWYADHFQSLTSGDPDSLLYVYESAYHGFAAVLSPEEAQFLSQSDSVLGVFEDEIYTLHTTRTPEFLGLEDDSATWAGHSLHELNQASKDVVIGVLDTGVWPESKSFSDETMSDVPARWRGECEAAADFDPKIHCNKKLIGARFFSKGYDMSAGEKESPSPRDNDGHGTHTASTAAGSQVDNSSLLGYARGNARGMATHARLATYKVCWKSGCLGSDILAAMDRAILDGVNVLSLSLGGGSATYFRDTIAIGAFAAMEKGILVSCSAGNSGPAKASLANVAPWIMTVGAGTIDRDFPAFATFGNGQKYTGVSLYSGRGMGHSLVELVYDKGSNGSSNLCLPGSLDSSTVRGKVVLCDRGISARVEKGAVVRDAGGIGMILANTAANGEELVADSHLLPAMAVGRKVGDMMRQYVQTERNPRAVLSFGGTVVDVKPSPVVAAFSSRGPNMVTPEILKPDVIGPGVNILAGWSQAVGPTGLEKDKRKTMFNIMSGTSMSCPHISGLAALLKAAHPDWSPSAIKSSLMTTAYMLDNSNSPLRDAADYSLSTPWAYGAGHVDPQKALSPGLVYDATLEDYISFLCSLDYSVSMVQIFAKRPNVTCARKFRDPGQLNYPSFSVLFRKSRVVRYTRELTNVGTAGSVYTVSVDAPSMVSVTVKPSTLVFPNVGDKKRYTVTFVSQKGAHLLARSAFGSISWSNSQHLVKSPVAFSWTRL, from the exons ATGGTGTCTAAGCCTGTAATTTGGTTCTCCGCCATTGCCGTTGTCCTTCAAGCATGCATCCTTTTAGCTTCCTCCAAGAAAACCTACATTGTCCACATGAAGCACTACCAAAAG CCCGCATCGTATGCCACGCACAGTGAATGGTATGCTGACCATTTCCAGTCGCTCACTTCCGGCGACCCAGATTCGCTTTTGTACGTCTACGAGTCTGCATATCACGGTTTCGCAGCCGTACTTTCGCCGGAGGAGGCGCAGTTCCTCAGCCAGTCGGATTCGGTTCTTGGAGTTTTTGAAGACGAAATTTACACTCTTCACACCACTCGTACTCCGGAATTTCTGGGTTTGGAAGATGATTCCGCGACGTGGGCTGGGCACAGCCTGCATGAACTGAATCAGGCCTCGAAAGATGTTGTTATCGGGGTTCTCGATACCGGGGTGTGGCCGGAATCCAAGTCTTTCAGCGACGAAACAATGTCTGATGTGCCGGCGAGGTGGCGCGGTGAGTGCGAGGCGGCGGCTGATTTTGATCCTAAAATCCACTGTAACAAGAAGTTAATTGGTGCCCGGTTCTTCTCCAAAGGATACGACATGTCAGCCGGGGAGAAGGAATCTCCTTCCCCACGCGATAACGATGGCCATGGTACACATACAGCGAGCACTGCAGCCGGGTCTCAGGTGGACAACTCTAGCCTCTTGGGTTATGCCAGAGGAAACGCCCGCGGGATGGCGACTCATGCCCGATTGGCGACCTACAAAGTGTGTTGGAAATCGGGTTGTCTTGGTTCCGACATACTTGCTGCAATGGATCGTGCTATCCTCGATGGGGTTAATGTGCTGTCTCTGTCTCTGGGCGGCGGATCTGCAACGTACTTCCGCGACACCATTGCTATTGGTGCCTTCGCAGCCATGGAGAAAGGTATTTTAGTCTCATGCTCGGCAGGAAACAGCGGTCCTGCAAAAGCTTCTCTTGCAAATGTTGCGCCATGGATCATGACTGTCGGAGCTGGCACAATTGACAGGGATTTCCCAGCTTTTGCCACATTTGGCAATGGACAGAAATATACAGGGGTGTCATTGTACAGTGGAAGAGGAATGGGGCATAGTTTAGTGGAATTGGTCTACGATAAAGGCAGCAATGGCTCCAGCAATTTGTGCTTGCCTGGTTCTCTGGACTCATCAACGGTGCGTGGAAAGGTGGTGCTTTGCGACAGAGGGATCAGCGCTCGGGTGGAGAAGGGTGCAGTAGTGAGAGACGCAGGTGGGATAGGAATGATACTGGCGAACACGGCGGCGAATGGGGAGGAGCTGGTGGCGGACAGCCACTTGTTACCCGCGATGGCGGTGGGGAGGAAAGTGGGCGACATGATGAGGCAGTACGTGCAGACGGAGAGGAATCCGAGGGCGGTGTTAAGCTTCGGAGGGACGGTGGTGGACGTGAAGCCGTCGCCGGTGGTGGCGGCATTCAGCTCGAGAGGGCCCAACATGGTGACTCCGGAGATCCTGAAGCCAGATGTGATCGGGCCTGGCGTGAATATCTTGGCAGGTTGGTCTCAGGCCGTGGGGCCTACCGGGCTTGAGAAGGACAAGAGGAAGACCATGTTCAACATCATGTCTG GTACATCCATGTCTTGCCCCCACATAAGTGGACTAGCTGCATTATTGAAAGCAGCGCATCCCGACTGGAGCCCGAGTGCCATCAAATCCTCTCTGATGACAACGGCCTACATGCTCGACAACAGCAACTCCCCTCTCCGTGATGCTGCCGACTACTCGCTTTCAACTCCGTGGGCATATGGAGCTGGCCATGTTGATCCCCAGAAGGCCCTATCTCCAGGGCTCGTGTACGATGCCACCCTAGAAGATTACATATCATTCCTCTGTTCCTTGGATTACTCTGTTTCGATGGTGCAGATATTTGCAAAGCGTCCAAACGTCACTTGTGCCAGGAAATTTCGCGACCCTGGCCAGCTCAACTATCCCTCATTCTCGGTGTTGTTTAGGAAGTCGAGGGTAGTTCGATACACCCGAGAACTGACCAATGTGGGAACTGCAGGTTCTGTTTACACAGTTTCTGTCGATGCACCCTCTATGGTTTCAGTTACTGTGAAACCATCGACTCTCGTTTTTCCAAATGTGGGTGATAAGAAACGGTACACAGTCACATTTGTGTCGCAGAAAGGCGCACACCTGCTGGCTCGAAGTGCATTTGGGTCCATTTCTTGGAGCAACTCGCAGCATCTAGTGAAGAGCCCGGTTGCTTTCTCTTGGACGCGATTATGA
- the LOC142505602 gene encoding guanine nucleotide-binding protein subunit gamma 3-like: protein MEGSGGNGSVSALPPPRPKSPPEYPDLYGKRRELAKIQILEREIGFLEEELKSADGFQQASRSCKEVAEFITSNADPLIPTSRTKEIRRPHGFGKWLCGVSCLKVSGICTTDPEIPPCSKFPCSGGLCVRCRVPEFSCDSCSNTGRLSIPKFPSCMTCSCSSSKCTSPKCVEVNFCSCYKNCCWPSYFCY from the exons ATGGAGGGTTCAGGGGGCAACGGTTCGGTGTCGGCACTCCCGCCGCCGAGGCCGAAGTCGCCGCCGGAGTATCCGGATTTGTATGGAAAGCGGCGGGAGTTGGCCAAGATTCAGATACTGGAGAGGGAAATTGGCTTTCTTGAG GAAGAGTTGAAGTCTGCCGATGGGTTTCAACAAGCTTCAAGATCCTGTAAAGA GGTTGCGGAATTCATCACATCAAATGCAGATCCTCTGATACCTAC AAGCAGAACCAAGGAAATTCGCAGGCCTCATGGCTTCGGGAAATGGCTCTG TGGAGTATCTTGTTTAAAGGTGTCCGGGATCTGCACAACCGATCCGGAGATACCACCATGCAGCAAGTTTCCTTGCAGCGGCGGCCTATGTGTGAGATGCCGAGTGCCTGAATTTTCTTGTGACTCCTGCTCGAACACAGGACGCCTTAGTATTCCCAAGTTTCCTTCATGTATGACTTGCTCTTGCTCCAGTAGTAAGTGTACGTCTCCCAAGTGTGTGGAGGTAAATTTTTGTTCTTGCTACAAAAACTGCTGCTGGCCTAGCTACTTTTGCTATTAA